The following proteins are co-located in the Halopelagius inordinatus genome:
- a CDS encoding FAD-binding and (Fe-S)-binding domain-containing protein: MASNTRDTARDPSADERANYDYVSDDVDRPGLVSDLEDRVEGDVRFDSYTRQQYATDASAYEKTPIGVVMPTSTEDVVAVVEYCARREIPVLPRGGGTSLAGQTVNEAVVLDLMKYMHDVRSIDPDAETARAQVGARLGDLNAELKPHGLKFAPDPAWGDKSALGGAIGNNSTGSHSLKYGKTDYYLEEAEVVLADGTVTTFGEISVETLREEGDPEGDLEARIYAEVARVLDEKAEEIAEAYPDLKRNVSGYNLDMLVDEMRGERRLPDDSGPDPESEPGTVNLARLLAGSEGTLAIVTEATVSLEPIPNTASVALLTYPDVVSAMEDVEPILEHGPAAVEVMDDVLLDLARNTAEFRDVVGMLPEGTDAVLLVEFYAEDDDDGRRQVADLVADRVPAAESSAAPSEDAHETTTKPVTALTAMEAHDAETRAQFWKMRKSGLPILLSRTTDEKHIAYIEDTAIPAENLPAYVSEVQEILDDHGTFASYYAHAGPGVLHIRPLVNTKTVEGLAEFEAIADEMTDLVVKYGGSVSGEHGDGRARTQWNRKLYGDDLWRTFRDLKSAFDPDWLLNPGNVCGDHDMAENLRFSPDYEFDAEFDTTLNWENENGFQGMVELCHGCAGCRGPQETTGGVMCPTFRAAEEEIQSTRGRANMLRQAMSGGLSEAEMFEDEFVTEVMDLCIGCKGCTKDCPSEVDMAKMKAEVVHEYHERNGASLRDRMFANIDTLSKVGSALAPLSNAASKVPGARTVMEKTLGIAKERELPTFHRESFADWFKKRGRSGVPEAQADRKVLLFPDTYTNYNHPEAGKAAVRALEAVGVHVRIPDGVAGSGRPAHSKGFVDEARRDAEQNVEALAPLVESGWDVVVVEPSDAVMFQHDYLDLLSGEDAEAVARSTYGVMEYFDSFGLVEASSLDPNAPSLKLTYHGHCHQKSTKKDHHAVGVLNRVGYRVDPVDSTCCGMAGSFGYEAEHYSMSKAIGGMLSEQLDESNGDVVVAPGASCRSQIGEFDGENEEPPHPVEMLADALV; this comes from the coding sequence ATGGCCTCCAACACGCGCGACACCGCCCGCGACCCGTCGGCAGACGAGAGGGCGAACTACGACTACGTGAGCGACGACGTGGACCGGCCGGGCCTCGTCTCGGACCTCGAAGACAGAGTCGAGGGCGACGTTCGGTTCGACAGTTACACCCGACAGCAGTACGCCACCGACGCGTCGGCGTACGAGAAGACGCCCATCGGGGTGGTGATGCCGACGTCCACCGAGGACGTGGTCGCCGTCGTGGAGTACTGCGCGCGCCGCGAGATACCCGTCCTCCCCCGCGGCGGCGGGACGAGTCTCGCCGGACAGACCGTCAACGAGGCCGTCGTCCTCGACTTGATGAAGTACATGCACGACGTGCGGTCGATAGACCCCGACGCCGAGACGGCCCGCGCGCAGGTCGGAGCCCGGTTGGGCGACCTGAACGCGGAGTTGAAACCCCACGGCCTGAAGTTCGCACCCGACCCGGCGTGGGGCGACAAATCCGCTCTCGGCGGCGCTATCGGCAACAACTCCACGGGGTCGCACTCGCTGAAGTACGGCAAGACCGACTACTACCTCGAAGAGGCGGAAGTCGTCCTCGCGGACGGCACCGTCACCACCTTCGGCGAGATATCGGTCGAGACGCTTCGCGAAGAGGGCGACCCGGAGGGAGATTTGGAAGCGCGCATCTACGCCGAAGTCGCGCGCGTCTTAGACGAGAAAGCAGAGGAGATAGCCGAGGCGTACCCCGACCTGAAGCGGAACGTCTCGGGGTACAACCTCGACATGCTGGTCGACGAGATGCGGGGGGAACGGCGACTGCCGGACGACTCCGGCCCGGACCCCGAGAGCGAACCGGGGACGGTCAACCTCGCGCGGTTGCTCGCGGGGTCGGAGGGGACTCTCGCCATCGTCACGGAGGCGACGGTGTCGCTCGAACCGATTCCGAACACGGCGTCGGTGGCGCTTCTGACGTACCCCGACGTGGTGAGTGCGATGGAGGACGTCGAACCCATCCTCGAACACGGCCCCGCGGCGGTGGAGGTGATGGACGACGTGCTGTTGGACCTCGCGCGAAATACCGCGGAGTTCCGCGACGTGGTCGGGATGCTCCCCGAGGGGACGGACGCCGTCCTCCTCGTGGAGTTCTACGCCGAGGACGACGACGACGGCAGACGACAGGTGGCTGACCTCGTCGCGGACCGCGTCCCGGCGGCGGAGTCGTCGGCCGCCCCCTCCGAGGACGCTCACGAGACGACGACGAAACCGGTGACGGCGCTGACGGCGATGGAGGCGCACGACGCCGAGACGCGCGCGCAGTTCTGGAAGATGCGCAAGTCCGGCCTTCCCATCCTCCTGTCGCGGACGACGGACGAGAAACACATCGCCTACATCGAGGACACCGCCATCCCGGCGGAGAACCTCCCGGCGTACGTCTCGGAGGTACAGGAGATACTCGACGACCACGGCACGTTCGCGAGTTACTACGCGCACGCCGGGCCGGGCGTCCTCCACATCCGCCCTCTCGTCAACACCAAAACGGTCGAGGGACTGGCGGAGTTCGAGGCCATCGCCGACGAGATGACAGACCTCGTCGTGAAGTACGGCGGGTCGGTTTCGGGGGAACACGGCGACGGCCGCGCGCGCACCCAGTGGAACCGAAAACTGTACGGCGACGACCTCTGGCGGACGTTCCGCGACCTGAAGTCGGCGTTCGACCCGGACTGGCTCCTGAACCCGGGGAACGTCTGCGGCGACCACGACATGGCGGAGAACCTCCGGTTTTCCCCCGACTACGAGTTCGACGCGGAGTTCGACACGACGCTGAACTGGGAGAACGAGAACGGCTTTCAGGGCATGGTCGAACTCTGCCACGGATGTGCGGGCTGTCGCGGCCCGCAGGAGACGACGGGCGGCGTGATGTGCCCGACGTTCCGCGCCGCAGAAGAGGAGATACAGTCCACCCGCGGGCGGGCGAACATGCTCCGTCAGGCGATGAGCGGCGGCCTCTCGGAAGCGGAGATGTTCGAAGACGAGTTCGTCACCGAGGTGATGGACCTCTGTATCGGCTGTAAGGGCTGTACGAAAGACTGCCCGAGCGAAGTGGACATGGCGAAGATGAAAGCGGAGGTGGTGCACGAGTACCACGAGCGAAACGGGGCGTCGCTTCGCGACCGGATGTTCGCGAACATCGACACGCTCTCGAAGGTCGGAAGCGCTCTCGCGCCCCTCTCGAACGCGGCGTCGAAGGTGCCCGGCGCGCGGACGGTGATGGAGAAGACGCTCGGCATCGCGAAGGAACGCGAACTACCGACGTTCCACCGCGAGAGCTTCGCCGATTGGTTTAAAAAACGGGGACGGTCCGGGGTCCCCGAAGCGCAGGCGGACCGGAAGGTGTTGCTGTTCCCGGACACGTACACGAACTACAACCACCCCGAGGCGGGCAAAGCGGCCGTCCGCGCCCTCGAAGCCGTCGGCGTCCACGTCCGGATACCCGACGGCGTCGCCGGGTCGGGCCGCCCCGCGCACTCGAAGGGGTTCGTAGACGAGGCGCGCCGCGACGCAGAGCAGAACGTCGAGGCTCTCGCCCCCCTCGTCGAATCGGGGTGGGACGTGGTCGTCGTCGAACCGTCCGACGCGGTGATGTTCCAACACGACTACCTCGACTTGCTGTCGGGCGAAGACGCCGAGGCGGTGGCGCGGAGCACCTACGGCGTCATGGAGTACTTCGACTCGTTCGGACTCGTCGAGGCGTCGTCGCTCGACCCGAACGCGCCCTCGCTGAAACTGACGTACCACGGTCACTGCCACCAGAAGTCCACGAAGAAAGACCACCACGCCGTCGGCGTCTTGAACCGAGTCGGCTACCGGGTCGACCCGGTGGACTCGACGTGTTGCGGCATGGCCGGGAGTTTCGGCTACGAGGCCGAACATTACTCGATGTCGAAGGCCATCGGCGGCATGCTCTCGGAGCAACTCGATGAGTCGAACGGCGACGTGGTCGTCGCGCCCGGCGCGTCCTGCCGGTCCCAGATAGGCGAGTTCGACGGCGAGAACGAAGAACCGCCGCACCCGGTCGAGATGCTTGCCGACGCCCTCGTCTGA
- a CDS encoding pyridoxal phosphate-dependent aminotransferase translates to MFPTLPYLEWIDGRPEAAEHDFASSDLRASPDDGGVVPESLRDRSVPEGTTLEALLADEYGVDEEDVLVTAGATQANFLAVAAAVESASDSNVERRPQVLAEKPGYQPHVVTPEALGGRVDRFVRPDDEGSVLEPGRVSNAVTDPFALAVATNRHNPTGSLTDRETLAEVARVCADADGYLLVDEVYAPYVDGERAEESSARAFGGPTAAGLQNTVVTGSLTKFYGLGGLRIGWLVGPTELVERARAVSYHFSSVAEPSRRLAARAVHHAEDLTASARDHLAANHDHLDSFVADHDGLSGRVHPDSPFALLSHAAATGDEFAAAAWDRGVLVVPGRFFDRPDHVRLALGQSPEAAAAGLDALSDVVASLGDEA, encoded by the coding sequence ATGTTCCCGACGCTCCCGTATCTCGAATGGATCGACGGCCGCCCGGAGGCGGCCGAACACGACTTCGCGTCGAGCGACCTGCGGGCGTCGCCGGACGACGGGGGCGTCGTCCCCGAATCGCTCCGCGACCGGTCGGTGCCCGAGGGGACGACGCTCGAAGCGTTACTCGCAGACGAGTACGGTGTGGACGAAGAGGACGTGCTGGTGACGGCGGGGGCGACGCAGGCGAACTTCCTCGCCGTCGCGGCGGCCGTCGAGTCGGCGTCCGATTCGAACGTCGAACGGCGGCCGCAGGTCCTCGCCGAGAAGCCGGGCTACCAACCGCACGTCGTCACGCCGGAGGCACTCGGCGGGCGCGTCGACCGGTTCGTGCGCCCGGACGACGAGGGGTCCGTGCTCGAACCGGGGCGCGTCTCGAACGCCGTCACCGACCCGTTCGCACTCGCGGTGGCGACGAACCGACACAACCCGACCGGGAGCCTCACCGACCGCGAGACGCTGGCCGAGGTGGCGCGGGTCTGTGCCGACGCGGACGGCTACCTCCTCGTGGACGAAGTGTACGCGCCGTACGTCGACGGGGAGAGAGCCGAGGAGTCGTCGGCGCGCGCGTTCGGCGGTCCGACCGCCGCGGGCCTGCAGAACACCGTCGTCACCGGGTCGCTCACGAAGTTCTACGGCCTCGGCGGTCTCCGAATCGGATGGCTCGTCGGCCCGACGGAACTCGTCGAACGCGCCCGGGCGGTGTCGTATCACTTCTCGTCGGTCGCAGAACCCAGTCGCCGCCTCGCGGCGCGCGCAGTCCACCACGCCGAGGACCTCACGGCGTCGGCGCGGGACCACCTCGCGGCGAACCACGACCACCTCGATTCGTTCGTCGCGGACCACGACGGACTCTCCGGGCGCGTCCACCCCGACAGCCCGTTCGCTCTCCTCTCGCACGCGGCGGCCACCGGCGACGAGTTCGCCGCGGCGGCGTGGGACCGTGGGGTGTTGGTCGTCCCCGGCCGCTTCTTCGACCGACCGGACCACGTCCGCCTCGCCCTCGGACAGTCGCCCGAGGCGGCCGCCGCCGGACTCGACGCGCTCTCCGACGTCGTCGCGTCTCTCGGAGACGAGGCGTAG
- a CDS encoding helix-turn-helix transcriptional regulator, translating to MPPEDASSVLSILGRRENVLRQIGPEECRKRELLDELSVSRSTVDRAVRELVDAGLVGRSDDGYYRTVTGELTLREYDRAVGRIGGLLDASALFDGLDGEGDADPVLFDGATVVEAEPLSPSAAIESFVDLLERSSYVVGFVSAVFPAQVEAYREQLVDGDLTARMLVTDSVCRRLVSQYADAVRDGFRTGRIDIRHAAELPSYTLVVGTTPTRAEAVLVAHTANGLRGVLRNDSPEAVEWARRRIAARWRESASACPPGLADD from the coding sequence ATGCCTCCGGAGGACGCCTCGTCGGTTCTCTCTATCCTCGGTCGGCGCGAGAACGTCCTCCGTCAGATCGGTCCGGAGGAGTGCCGAAAGCGGGAGTTACTGGACGAACTGTCGGTCTCTCGGTCGACCGTCGACCGCGCGGTTCGGGAGTTGGTCGACGCGGGACTCGTCGGTCGGTCCGACGACGGGTACTACCGGACGGTCACGGGCGAGTTGACTCTCCGAGAGTACGACCGCGCCGTCGGCCGCATCGGCGGCCTCCTCGACGCCTCCGCCCTCTTCGACGGACTCGACGGCGAGGGCGACGCCGACCCCGTTCTCTTCGACGGCGCGACGGTCGTAGAGGCCGAACCGCTGTCGCCCTCGGCAGCGATAGAGTCCTTCGTCGACCTCCTCGAACGGTCGTCGTACGTCGTCGGATTCGTCTCGGCCGTCTTCCCCGCGCAGGTCGAGGCGTACCGCGAGCAACTCGTCGACGGAGACCTGACCGCCCGGATGCTCGTCACGGACTCCGTCTGTCGGCGTCTCGTCTCCCAGTACGCCGACGCCGTCCGAGACGGCTTCCGAACCGGACGCATCGACATCAGACACGCCGCGGAACTGCCGTCGTACACGCTCGTCGTCGGGACGACGCCGACTCGCGCGGAGGCCGTACTCGTCGCTCACACGGCCAACGGCCTCCGAGGCGTCCTCCGCAACGACAGCCCCGAGGCCGTCGAGTGGGCGCGGCGGCGAATCGCCGCCCGGTGGCGCGAGTCGGCGTCGGCCTGCCCGCCCGGACTCGCCGACGACTGA
- a CDS encoding GIY-YIG nuclease family protein, with product MSRAGRGPVVVDPEAIRAGDDELGIGDGDAAGGTYSLVYELEEAARIDVGALGDCAFPAGAYAYVGSAHGSNGLGRVARHRRVASGDHDVRHWHVDYLGGHPESTLVSVVASPNADIECRVARRLRSSDASPSAGEREPLSVPVPRFGSSDCDCTAHLASGRDAETVLSAVVESFEGKE from the coding sequence GTGTCTCGGGCGGGGCGCGGACCGGTCGTCGTAGACCCCGAGGCGATACGCGCGGGCGACGACGAACTCGGTATCGGAGACGGCGACGCCGCGGGTGGAACGTACTCGCTCGTCTACGAACTGGAAGAAGCGGCCCGAATCGACGTCGGCGCGTTGGGCGACTGCGCGTTTCCGGCGGGCGCGTACGCCTACGTCGGAAGCGCCCATGGGTCGAACGGTCTCGGACGGGTCGCGCGTCACCGCCGCGTCGCGTCGGGCGACCACGACGTCCGTCACTGGCACGTCGATTATCTCGGCGGCCACCCCGAAAGTACGCTCGTGTCGGTCGTCGCGTCGCCGAACGCCGATATCGAATGTCGCGTCGCGCGTCGCCTGCGTTCGTCGGACGCCTCCCCGTCGGCGGGCGAACGTGAGCCACTCTCGGTCCCCGTCCCTCGGTTCGGGTCGTCGGACTGCGACTGCACCGCCCACCTGGCGTCCGGAAGAGACGCGGAGACGGTTCTGTCTGCTGTCGTCGAGTCTTTCGAAGGGAAAGAGTAG
- a CDS encoding DCC1-like thiol-disulfide oxidoreductase family protein, giving the protein MDEYDAVLIYDGECAYCSIAAKALRKLDRVGAISWYDDASQAFLEAQFGETPFAMFLVDRREGRVYAGGDAAEELADRAGTPGIVGSLVRDNYDRIAATVGAVTGRDRDPDDYHETYPLADEARALFDGLLESAEERPEALS; this is encoded by the coding sequence ATGGACGAGTACGACGCCGTGCTGATATACGACGGCGAGTGCGCTTACTGCTCTATCGCCGCGAAGGCGCTTCGGAAACTGGACCGCGTCGGCGCGATTTCGTGGTACGATGACGCGTCACAGGCGTTCTTGGAGGCGCAGTTCGGCGAGACGCCGTTCGCCATGTTCCTCGTGGACCGTCGCGAGGGGCGCGTGTACGCCGGCGGCGACGCCGCGGAGGAACTGGCCGACCGCGCCGGGACGCCCGGAATCGTCGGCTCTCTCGTCCGCGACAACTACGACCGAATCGCCGCGACCGTCGGCGCGGTCACCGGCCGTGACCGCGACCCGGACGACTACCACGAGACGTACCCGCTGGCGGACGAGGCGAGAGCGCTGTTCGATGGCCTCCTCGAATCGGCAGAAGAGCGACCGGAGGCCCTCTCGTAG
- a CDS encoding DEAD/DEAH box helicase — protein MDDLVTWLRDRPYYEGQIRDHRRVEKRAPEFGDIDLEPRLASALDDEGIDRLYRHQVEAIEAVRGGENAVLATQTASGKSLAYTVPAFERAMDHGGRTLYLGPQNALVADQSESLSALARGLGFGSRVSVDQYTGRLSKTEKRDVRKRRPTVLLSNPDMLHYALLPHAHRLWEWFFSSLETVVIDEIHGYRGVFGSHVALTLRRLNRVCERYGSDPQYVCCSATIGNPVEHAARVTGREESSFRLVDEDTSGTGATHWVLWNPPEYRDGSRESGRRRSSHVETKNLFVDLLSRGYQTLAFTRARQAAERYATDSAEDLRERGERETAAGVAAYQAALGHEKRREIESGLHDGSVTGVWSTSALELGVDVGGLDAVLIDGYPGTRMSAFQQAGRAGRGDDDALVVLVGGEDQLDQYLMNHPEEFFGVTASDASGGSTDSSVGGEPERAISNPENEELLPDHVASAAAENWLSRADEAHFGGTFPGVVSALESAGELSRRETDGGLRWIHSGDGSPQHEMSLRTIESREVDLLDGRSNEVIASLSFEDALRDAHRGAIYHHQGQSYEVTELDLDRDTAVVQPTWADYYTRVLHDKTVTVEEDLRSKELSARPDTAVRFADVTMRKRITGFERRDPKRGEAIGRESLDLPETTLRTKALYFTVPADAERAMREQGGEYGFNGGIHAAEHGMISLFPLSFLCDRGDIGGLSTPHHPHTGRPTVFVYDGYPGGVGLTESGYDEVETLMGRTRRMIADCDCEDGCPACVQSPHCGNANDPLSKAEAVQLLAALTDD, from the coding sequence GTGGACGACCTCGTCACGTGGCTCCGCGATAGACCGTACTACGAGGGCCAGATACGCGACCACCGGCGGGTCGAGAAACGCGCCCCGGAGTTCGGCGATATCGACCTCGAACCGCGCCTCGCGTCGGCGCTTGACGACGAGGGAATCGACCGACTCTACCGCCACCAAGTCGAGGCCATAGAGGCGGTCCGCGGCGGCGAGAACGCCGTGTTGGCGACGCAGACGGCGAGCGGAAAGAGCCTCGCGTACACCGTCCCGGCGTTCGAACGCGCGATGGACCACGGCGGGCGGACGCTGTATCTCGGCCCGCAGAACGCCCTCGTGGCCGACCAATCGGAGAGCCTCTCCGCTCTCGCGCGCGGCCTCGGGTTCGGCAGTCGCGTCTCGGTGGACCAGTACACGGGTCGCCTCTCGAAGACGGAGAAACGCGACGTTCGCAAGCGCCGTCCGACCGTCCTCCTCTCGAACCCCGACATGCTTCACTACGCGCTTCTCCCGCACGCGCACCGCCTCTGGGAGTGGTTCTTCTCGTCGCTCGAAACCGTCGTGATAGACGAGATACACGGCTACCGCGGCGTCTTCGGCAGTCACGTGGCGCTCACCCTCAGGCGACTGAACCGCGTCTGCGAACGGTACGGGAGCGACCCGCAGTACGTCTGCTGTTCTGCGACCATCGGCAACCCCGTCGAACACGCCGCCCGCGTCACCGGCCGCGAGGAGTCGTCGTTCCGCCTCGTCGACGAGGACACCAGCGGAACCGGCGCGACGCACTGGGTGCTTTGGAACCCCCCGGAGTACCGCGACGGCAGTCGCGAAAGCGGGCGACGGCGCTCCAGCCACGTCGAGACGAAGAACCTGTTCGTGGACCTGCTCTCTCGGGGGTACCAGACGCTCGCGTTCACCCGCGCCCGGCAGGCGGCCGAACGCTACGCCACCGACAGCGCCGAGGACCTGCGCGAACGCGGCGAACGCGAGACGGCGGCGGGCGTGGCGGCGTACCAAGCCGCGCTGGGACACGAGAAGCGCCGGGAGATAGAGTCGGGGCTCCACGACGGGAGCGTCACCGGCGTCTGGTCGACGAGCGCCCTCGAACTCGGCGTCGACGTCGGCGGGTTGGACGCCGTCCTCATCGACGGCTACCCCGGCACGCGGATGTCGGCGTTCCAGCAGGCGGGACGCGCCGGACGCGGCGACGACGACGCCCTCGTCGTCCTCGTCGGCGGCGAAGACCAACTCGACCAGTACCTGATGAACCACCCCGAGGAGTTCTTCGGCGTCACCGCGAGCGACGCGAGCGGTGGCTCGACGGACTCGTCCGTCGGTGGAGAGCCGGAACGCGCCATCTCGAACCCCGAAAACGAGGAACTGCTGCCGGACCACGTAGCGAGCGCCGCCGCGGAGAACTGGCTCTCGCGGGCGGACGAGGCGCACTTCGGCGGGACGTTCCCCGGCGTGGTCTCCGCGCTCGAATCGGCGGGCGAACTCTCCCGCAGGGAGACGGACGGCGGACTGCGCTGGATTCACTCGGGCGACGGCAGCCCGCAACACGAGATGAGCCTGCGGACCATCGAGAGTCGGGAGGTGGACCTCCTCGACGGCCGGTCGAACGAGGTCATCGCCTCGCTCTCGTTCGAGGACGCCCTGCGAGACGCCCACCGCGGCGCGATATACCACCATCAGGGCCAGTCGTACGAGGTGACGGAACTGGATTTAGACCGCGACACGGCGGTTGTGCAACCGACGTGGGCGGACTACTACACCCGCGTCCTCCACGACAAGACCGTCACCGTAGAGGAGGACCTGCGCTCGAAGGAACTGTCCGCGCGTCCCGACACCGCCGTCCGCTTCGCCGACGTGACGATGCGAAAACGGATTACGGGGTTCGAGCGCAGAGACCCCAAACGGGGCGAGGCCATCGGACGAGAGTCGCTCGACCTGCCGGAGACGACGCTCCGGACGAAGGCGCTGTACTTCACCGTCCCAGCGGACGCGGAGAGAGCGATGCGAGAACAGGGGGGAGAGTACGGCTTCAACGGCGGCATCCACGCCGCCGAACACGGGATGATTTCGCTGTTCCCGCTGTCGTTTCTCTGCGACAGGGGCGACATCGGTGGCCTCTCGACGCCGCACCACCCCCACACGGGCCGACCGACGGTCTTCGTCTACGACGGCTACCCCGGCGGCGTCGGTCTGACCGAGAGCGGATACGACGAGGTGGAGACGCTGATGGGTCGAACGAGGAGGATGATAGCCGACTGCGACTGCGAGGACGGCTGTCCCGCCTGCGTGCAGTCGCCGCACTGCGGTAACGCGAACGACCCCCTCTCGAAGGCGGAGGCGGTCCAGTTGCTCGCGGCGCTCACAGACGACTGA